GGCAATATGAACTTTTGTTTTTGGGATGCGACGACTAACTTCACACATCTGCAAGCGCTATTAGACTTGTCTTCTGAGCTGTTTTGCTTGTGGGGATCGGACGCATACTGGCAACCGCTCAATTGCGCTTGGGAACGAGTGCTCGGTTGGACTACAGATGAATTGAGAGCGCAGCCTTGGATAGAATTCGTGCATCCAGAGGATATTGCTGCCAGTTTAGCGGCTATGGAGGGCTGTGAGGCGGAAACGGTGAGGGAGTTTGAGCAGCGCTGCCGGCACCGAGATGGCAGCTACAGGTGGTTGGCTTGGCGCGTTTTGTTTATTAACGAAAACAACGCCTGTGCGGTGGCGCAGGATATCACTGATCGCCGGCAGATCGAACAGGACTATCCAATGCTTTCACCACTCACTTCAGAGTGTGTGTTTTCCACAACAATGACTTCAGATAACCAAGAGATGGCAAAAAATGATGCCTTCTATTCAGCGCGGTGGCAGGAAATGCTGGGGTATGAGGATGAGGTTAAAAATCACCTCAACGTGTGCACAACTTTGGTGCATCCTGAAGATCAGGCTAGAGAGTTGCGGTTTGTTCCTATTCGACAGGGCAGCAGGGTTGCTGTAGAGTGGGGCAACGCAACCGGGGCATTCTCTCCGTCTTCTCATGTTTGGGGACTGCCGATCTGCGATCACTGTCGTGCACCCCACCAGTGGCAGCTGTTGGAAACTGAGTTGATGGCATCTCTGGGGAATCAGCTAGCAACCGCGATTCACCAAGCGGAACTTTACCAACACCTGGCGTTGGCGAATCTAGAACTCCAACGGTTGGCGTGGTGTGATTGTTTGACGCAGATTGCCAACCGCCGCCGGTTTGATGAGTATTTGAAGCAGGAGTGGGGCAAATGTGCCGGTGAACAAATGCCTTTGTCCCTGCTGCTGTGCGATGTTGACTTTTTTAAGGTTTACAACGACACTTACGGACACCAAGCCGGAGATGAGTGTCTTAAACAAGTGGCGGCTGCGATTAGTCAGGTTCTCGCGCATCCAGTAGATTTAGTTGCTCGTTATGGGGGTGAAGAATTTGCTGTGGTTTTGCCAGGGACTGATTTAGAGGGAGCAATTGATGTGGCGGAAGCGATTTTAGAGGCGGTGAAGGCGGTGGCAATTCCCCATGCGGGATCTGCGGTGAGTGATTGTGTTACGCTCAGTGCCGGTGTTGCAACTGTGGTGCCGGCACCCAATGGGAGTGTAGCTGATTTGATTGCTACGGCGGATCGGGCGCTGTATCAAGCCAAAACGAGGGGACGTGATCGCTGCTTTGCCGATGCCGGTGAAGATGGCGCACTGTAAGTCAGAATGCCCGAAAGCCTTTTTGACGCGTCTAAAATTTCTTGCAAAAATGCTTTACTTGCTTTCTCAGCTATCCTTGTTAAAATTTACAG
Above is a genomic segment from Microcoleus sp. FACHB-68 containing:
- a CDS encoding diguanylate cyclase, producing MNFCFWDATTNFTHLQALLDLSSELFCLWGSDAYWQPLNCAWERVLGWTTDELRAQPWIEFVHPEDIAASLAAMEGCEAETVREFEQRCRHRDGSYRWLAWRVLFINENNACAVAQDITDRRQIEQDYPMLSPLTSECVFSTTMTSDNQEMAKNDAFYSARWQEMLGYEDEVKNHLNVCTTLVHPEDQARELRFVPIRQGSRVAVEWGNATGAFSPSSHVWGLPICDHCRAPHQWQLLETELMASLGNQLATAIHQAELYQHLALANLELQRLAWCDCLTQIANRRRFDEYLKQEWGKCAGEQMPLSLLLCDVDFFKVYNDTYGHQAGDECLKQVAAAISQVLAHPVDLVARYGGEEFAVVLPGTDLEGAIDVAEAILEAVKAVAIPHAGSAVSDCVTLSAGVATVVPAPNGSVADLIATADRALYQAKTRGRDRCFADAGEDGAL